The Yersinia entomophaga nucleotide sequence AGTCAAAGAAGATAACTCTCGTTTTCCTTATCAAGATCGCCTGCAACTGGTACTGAACGGCACAAAAGATATTGCCAATTTAACCGTGCACGCCGGTTCGGAATATATGATTTCCCGCGCTACTTTCCCCTGCTATTTCATAAAAGATCAGGGGGTGGCCGACGATTGTTATACCGAAATCGATCTGAAAATCTTTCGTCAATATTTGGCTCCGGCCTTGGGAATAACTCACCGCTTTGTCGGCACTGAGCCATTTTGCACCGTAACCGCCAAATATAACCGGGATATGAGTTACTGGCTGGAAACCCCCGATTTACCTTATCCGTCCATCGAGCTGGTGGAGATCGAGCGCCTGAAATATGGCGCAACCGCTATTTCTGCCTCGTGGGTACGCAAATTACTGGCGCAGGGGGATAAGGACACCATTAGCAAGCTGGTACCTGCCGCGACCTGCCACTACTTACAACGACTGCTGGCTCAGCCTGCAAAAGCGCCGGTCAGCGCGGTCAACAAATCTGTATTTCAATTAGGTGAATAATGAAAATTATCCGAGAAGCGGTCGCCGGCACTTTGGAGTCGAGCGATGTCATGGTGCGAATTGCCCCCCACGATCTGCCAGAAGTGGATTTGCTGATCAACAGCAGTGTGGAGAAACAGTTCGGAGAAGCCATTCGCGCCAGCGTATTGGCATTACTGGATCAACTGGGATTAACCCAGGTGCAAGTGATTATTGACGATAAAGGGGCGTTGGATTGCGTACTTCGCGCCCGTTTGGAGACAGCCTTGCTAAGAGCCTGTGACCTGCCGCACCTGCCCTGGAGCCAAAAATCATGAAACCAGAGATGAAGCAAAGAATGCGTCGCAGCATGCTGTTTGTTCCCGGCGCCAATGCGGCGATGGTCAGTAATGCTTTTATTTATCAGGCAGATGCCATCATGTTCGATCTGGAAGATTCGGTGATTCTGCGGGAAAAGGATGCAGCACGCCGTTTGGTCTTCCATGCCTTACAGCATCCTTTATATCAGGAGGTTGAAACCATTGTTCGAGTCAATGCGTTGGATTCGCTTTACGGGCTGGACGATCTGGAGGCGGTCGTTCGCGGTGGCACCGATATCGTCCGTTTGCCGAAAACCGATGATGCGCAAGATGTGATTGATATGGAAAGTGAAATTGCACGTATCGAAGCGGAGTGCGGCCGGGAACCCGGCAGTACCGGTATGCTGGCGGCTATCGAATCCGCTCAGGGGATTACTCAGGCGTTGGCGATTGCCCAATCTTCTCCTCGTTTGATAGGTATTGCTCTGGGCGCTGAGGATTACGTGCGCAATTTGCGTACCGAACGTTCCGCAGAAGGTGTTGAACTGTTGTTTGCCCGCTGCTCCATTTTGCAGGCGGCGCGAGCGGTGGGAATTCAGGCCTTCGATACCGTGTATTCCGATGCCAATAACGAAGCCGGTTTTCTACAAGAAGCGGCGTTAATCAAACAGTTGGGTTTTGACGGCAAATCACTGATTAACCCTCGCCAAATCGAATTGCTCCATAACCTATATGCCCCGACACAAAAAGAAGTGCGCCATGCGCAAGCGGTGGTGGACGCCGCTGAAGCGGCAGAAGCCGAAGGGCGGGGTGTGGTTTCGCTGAACGGCAAAATGGTGGATAGCCCGGTGATTGAACGCGCTAGGGCAGTCTTGCAACGAGCTGTGCTTTCCGGTTTACGCGACGAATAAGAGGGAATTAATCATGAAACGCCAACAACGGGTTGATGCCCTAAGTCAAAACCCAAATCTGACCGTCACGTCCTATCGGGAAGCGTCTAAAGCCAATTTGCAGGCTCAAAAACCGAGGGATATCAAGCTGTGTAGCTCACTGGAAAAGGCGATTCGTCGCTCTGGTTTGCAGGATGGCATGACCATTTCGTTCCACCATGCTTTTCGCGCGGGCGATATGACATTGAATCTGGTGATGGATGCCATCGCTGCGATGGGATTCAAAAATCTGACGCTGGCATCCAGTTCTCTGAGTGAGTGCCATGCGCCGCTGGTGGATCACATCCGTAAAGGTGTGGTTAGCCGCATTTATACCTCGGGGTTACGTGGCCCACTGGCAGAGGCCATTTCGCGCGGGTTGCTAGCAGAACCGGTACAAATTCATTCCCACGGTGGGCGGGTCAATTTGATCGAATCCGGCGAGCTGGCGATCGACGTGGCTTTCCTCGGTGTTCCTGCCTGCGACGCGTTCGGTAACGCCAACGGTTACACAGGCAATGCCTGTTGCGGTTCGCTGGGGTACGCCAAGGTGGATGCCGATTACGCCGGTAAAGTGGTGTTATTGACAGAAGTTATTGTTCCTTATCCACATAATCCAGCCAGCATAGGCCAGGATCGGGTTGATCTGATCGTACAGGTGGAACAGGTAGGGGATGCCGATAAGATCGGCGCAGATGCTACCCGTATGACCTCGAATCCTCGGGAACTGCTGATTGCTCGCCGTGCGGCGGAGGTGATCGCTGGCTCCGGCTATTTTAACGATGGCTTTTCTGTGCAAACCGGCACCGGCGGAGCATCGCTGGCGGTAAGCCGCTTCCTCGAGGATAAAATGCGCCGCCGCAATATTAAGGCCGGTTTCGCTCTTGGCGGCATCACCTCCACCATGGTGGACCTGCACGAAAAAGGGCTGATCGAAAAGCTGCTCGATGTGCAGAGTTTCGATCGCATGGCCGCATCCTCACTGGCGAGAAATCCCAATCACATTGAAATCAGCGCTAATCAATATGCCAATTTCAGCTCCAAAGGCGCGTCTGTCGATCGGCTGGACGTGGTGATTTTGAGTGCGCTGGAGATCGATACCGATTTTAACGTCAATGTGTTGACCGGCTCTGACGGTGTGCTGCGCGGAGCCTCTGGCGGGCACTGCGATACCGCCGCGGCTGCACGGCTGGCGATTATCGTTGCGCCATTGGTTCGCGGGCGTATTCCTACGCTGGTTGATGCTGTGACCACCTGCGTTACGCCAGGCTCCAGCGTAGATATTTTGGTTACCGATCATGGTATTGCTGTCAATCCTGCGCGCCCCGAGCTAGCCGAGCGTTTGCAGCAGGCTGGGCTGGAGGTCGTCACTATTGATTGGTTATATCAACGAGCGTTGCTACTCACCGGTCAACCGAAAGCCATTGCTTACACCGACAAAGTGGTGGCGGTGGTGCGCTATCGCGACGGCAGCGTTATCGACGTTGTGCATCAGATTCAGGAATAAGCGATGGATATCTTTTCACCGGGTTTGGCGGCGAATCGGAATATCAGCCTGCCGGAGTTATTAACTAGCCGGGAGGCACGCTATGCCCGCCAGCGAGCATGGCTGATGCGTTATGGCACTACGTTGATTTCACTCACCGTGGTTGCCCCCGGGGCGTTGAAAGACAGCCCGTTAACTCGCCGAATTTTTGGGCGGGCATGGCAAACGGTGACGGAGCTGACGCGGCAACAAGGTTGGGAATCCTTGGCGCAGGAGGCTTTCCCGCTACCGACCGGTTGTGAAGGGTTAATTGCTCTGAATCAACCCGCTGAAGCGGTAAAAGATGCGGCGCTACTGCTTGAGATGAAGCACCCGTTGGGGCGGCTGTGGGATATCGATGTGTTAGATAGCCACGGACGGATTTTGTCCCGTGGGGATGTGGGGTTGGCTCCGCGTCGTTGTCTGTTGTGCAACCGCCCGGCCAACGTGTGTGGTCGGGAGCGAACACATTCAGTGGATGAATTGTTAGTTCAAATGGAGTGGATGCTCGATGCCGCTATTGCCTGTTGATAACGCATTCCCGCTGACTTTTCAGCTACAGGACTATGCCGATCTGGCCTATTTCGCGCTATTGGCTGAGGTCAATCTAACGCCGAAGCCGGGGTTGGTGGATCGCTTTAACACCGGTGCGCATAAGGATATGAATCTGGATGATTTCTATCGCAGCGCCGAGGCTATTGCACCTTGGTTTTCTCGCTTTATCGAGCAAGGGATAGCCACTGAGCACCTGCAGGGAGAGGCGGCATTGTCTGCGCTGCGCCCGCTCGGATTAGCCTGCGAAAATGCCATGTTCCAGGCTACCGGTGGGGTTAATACCCATAAAGGTAGTGTGTTTTCCCTCGGGCTTCTGTGCTGTGCTCTGGGGCGTTTGTCCGCCAGAGGCGTGGCTATCAGCGCAGATGCCGTTTGCCAGGAAGCCGCCCAACTGTGCTGCGGACTGACGGAAAGGGAATTACAACGCAGAAATCTGCAACAAACTGCAGGTCAACGTCTGTTTACTCAACACGGTCTAACAGGGGCCAGAGGAGAGGCAGAATCCGGCTTTACTACCGTATTAACCCACGGATTGCCGGTGTATCAACGCTTGTTAAATCAAGGGATAGATCAGGAGTGCGCCTTGCTGGAAACCCTGCTGCAACTGATGGCGGTTAACGGTGATACCAATGTGGTGTCTCGTGGCGGCATGGCGGGGCTGTACTGGCTGCAACATCAGGCTGCGGAGATTCTGGCTAACGGTGGCATTAAAACGCCATTGGCAAAGGCTCGGCTGCGCCTGTTCGATGCCCAATGTATCGCTCGAAATTTGAGTCCGGGAGGAAGTGCCGATCTGCTGATTTTAACCTGGTTTTTGGCTCATATTCCCGATCGTCCACCTTACAAACACAATAATAACAATGCTATAGGAGTATCTCTATGTTGAAGTCACAAGAGAAGATATGGAAAGCCCTTGCTCCCTTTATTGTTCTAGGGATCTTGTTATTAATTCCCACACCAGAAGGTATGCCACCGCAAGCCTGGCGCTATTTTGCTATTTTTGTTGCCATGATTGTCGGGATGATTTTAGAGCCAATTCCTGCGACGGCGATAAGCTTTATCGCTGTGACGGTCTGCGTATTATCTGCCGACTGGGTGCTATTCTCGCCGGCTGAAGTGGCCGATAGTAGCTTTAAATCCGGTAAAGAAGCGCTGAAATGGGGGCTGGCCGGTTTCTCCAGTACCACGGTGTGGTTAGTTTTCGGTGCCTTTATCTTCGCCCTCGGCTATGAGGCAACCGGATTAGGCCGACGCATTGCTCTGTATATGGTCAAATTTATGGGGAAACGCACGCTGACGCTGGGTTATGCCATCGTCATCATCGATAT carries:
- the citC gene encoding [citrate (pro-3S)-lyase] ligase; this translates as MDRVFRIIKRSDHQRIVEITHFLRENDLNIDTSVEVFITVSVDERLVACGGIAGNIIKCVAISEQVRGEGLALTLATELVNLAYERHHSHLFIYTKIENQSLFKQCGFYPIASVPGIVVLMENSSCRLSRYARQLSTLRQPGKKIGSIVMNANPFTLGHQYLVRQAAAQCDWLHLFLVKEDNSRFPYQDRLQLVLNGTKDIANLTVHAGSEYMISRATFPCYFIKDQGVADDCYTEIDLKIFRQYLAPALGITHRFVGTEPFCTVTAKYNRDMSYWLETPDLPYPSIELVEIERLKYGATAISASWVRKLLAQGDKDTISKLVPAATCHYLQRLLAQPAKAPVSAVNKSVFQLGE
- the citD gene encoding citrate lyase acyl carrier protein encodes the protein MKIIREAVAGTLESSDVMVRIAPHDLPEVDLLINSSVEKQFGEAIRASVLALLDQLGLTQVQVIIDDKGALDCVLRARLETALLRACDLPHLPWSQKS
- a CDS encoding aldolase/citrate lyase family protein, which gives rise to MKPEMKQRMRRSMLFVPGANAAMVSNAFIYQADAIMFDLEDSVILREKDAARRLVFHALQHPLYQEVETIVRVNALDSLYGLDDLEAVVRGGTDIVRLPKTDDAQDVIDMESEIARIEAECGREPGSTGMLAAIESAQGITQALAIAQSSPRLIGIALGAEDYVRNLRTERSAEGVELLFARCSILQAARAVGIQAFDTVYSDANNEAGFLQEAALIKQLGFDGKSLINPRQIELLHNLYAPTQKEVRHAQAVVDAAEAAEAEGRGVVSLNGKMVDSPVIERARAVLQRAVLSGLRDE
- the citF gene encoding citrate lyase subunit alpha; the encoded protein is MKRQQRVDALSQNPNLTVTSYREASKANLQAQKPRDIKLCSSLEKAIRRSGLQDGMTISFHHAFRAGDMTLNLVMDAIAAMGFKNLTLASSSLSECHAPLVDHIRKGVVSRIYTSGLRGPLAEAISRGLLAEPVQIHSHGGRVNLIESGELAIDVAFLGVPACDAFGNANGYTGNACCGSLGYAKVDADYAGKVVLLTEVIVPYPHNPASIGQDRVDLIVQVEQVGDADKIGADATRMTSNPRELLIARRAAEVIAGSGYFNDGFSVQTGTGGASLAVSRFLEDKMRRRNIKAGFALGGITSTMVDLHEKGLIEKLLDVQSFDRMAASSLARNPNHIEISANQYANFSSKGASVDRLDVVILSALEIDTDFNVNVLTGSDGVLRGASGGHCDTAAAARLAIIVAPLVRGRIPTLVDAVTTCVTPGSSVDILVTDHGIAVNPARPELAERLQQAGLEVVTIDWLYQRALLLTGQPKAIAYTDKVVAVVRYRDGSVIDVVHQIQE
- the citX gene encoding citrate lyase holo-[acyl-carrier protein] synthase → MDIFSPGLAANRNISLPELLTSREARYARQRAWLMRYGTTLISLTVVAPGALKDSPLTRRIFGRAWQTVTELTRQQGWESLAQEAFPLPTGCEGLIALNQPAEAVKDAALLLEMKHPLGRLWDIDVLDSHGRILSRGDVGLAPRRCLLCNRPANVCGRERTHSVDELLVQMEWMLDAAIAC
- the citG gene encoding triphosphoribosyl-dephospho-CoA synthase CitG, producing the protein MPLLPVDNAFPLTFQLQDYADLAYFALLAEVNLTPKPGLVDRFNTGAHKDMNLDDFYRSAEAIAPWFSRFIEQGIATEHLQGEAALSALRPLGLACENAMFQATGGVNTHKGSVFSLGLLCCALGRLSARGVAISADAVCQEAAQLCCGLTERELQRRNLQQTAGQRLFTQHGLTGARGEAESGFTTVLTHGLPVYQRLLNQGIDQECALLETLLQLMAVNGDTNVVSRGGMAGLYWLQHQAAEILANGGIKTPLAKARLRLFDAQCIARNLSPGGSADLLILTWFLAHIPDRPPYKHNNNNAIGVSLC